CGCGACCATGGCTTTCGGATCCGGCCAGTCCACGGGGTCAAAACACCAGGTGCCCTGATTCGGCCAGTGGAAGAAGTCGATGACAATCACCGAAACCGGCAAATTGCGCCGCCTGTATTCACGCGCCACCTCCAGCACTTCCTGCTGCGTACGGTAGCGCAGTTTGCACTGCCAGAAACCGGTCGCGTATTCCGGCATTTGCGGCGCAGTGCCGGTCGCGCGGCCATACTGATGCAGGATGTCAGCGGGCGTGTCTCCGGCGGTGATCCAGTAATCCATCTGCTCCGTGACCTGCGCTTCCCAGCGGGTAATGTTTTTGCCGAATGTCGCTTCGCCAATCGCCGGATTGTTCCACAACATGCCGTAACCCAGGCTTGAAAGCATAAACGGCACGCTGGCCTGCGAGTTACGCTGCGCCAGTTCCAGCGTGCAGCCTTTCAGATCCAGACAGCTCTGCTGGTACTGCCCCATGCCATAAATTTTCTCGTCCGGACGCGATTCAAAACGCACGGTTAATTGATGCTTGCCACCGGGAATGGCTTTAAATTCGCGGGCATCCATCTTCAGTGCACTGATGTATTTATCCTGACTCTTTTCCGTTGCGCCAATGCCCACAGTCGAACGCTGACGCCAGTACTCTTCGAGGATCAGTTCACCACGCAGGTTATAAAACGCCAGTTGCCCTTTGATATTCACCGTCGCGGTGATGTTACCGTTGCGCAGCGTCAGGGTTTCTGTGCTATGACTGATGTCTGCTTGTGGCTGAGTGTCCGCGGGCAGCAGCGCCCACAACGAATCATTGAGTTCAGGACGGCAGGTGGCGCGCACGCGCAGGCTGTTCTCGCCCCAGGGTTCAATCACCAGCGTTTGCTGATCAAAATGCCAGAGGATACGGTTCTTTTCGGCGATTAATTCGCTCATGCGGACTCCTGTGTATGCAAGGTGGCCTGAGGTTCAGGCTCATGTTCCCGGGAAATTTTTGACTGATTGATTTGTTTCATGGTGGCGTCATTAAGCTTGTACCAGCGCATCGACAGCGCGCTGAACATTGACAGCACGCCCGGCACCAGCGAGAACAGCGCGATAATCGACAGCATCGCGACAGTATTCTGCTGTGCGGCATGCGGCACGTAACCGCTCATGCCCAGTGTCCAGCCGACCACCGCCCCGCTCACCGCCATCCCCATTTTGAGGATCGCCAGCAAGGTGGAAAACACGGTGCCATCCATGCGTTTGCCCTGTTTGTATTCGCCGTAATCCACCACATCAGACATCATCACCCACATCAGCGTGGTGGTGACCTGATAGAAGGTGGAGACCAGCAAGGTCATGCCCACCAGCAGGGAAATCCACGCCGGAACGAAGAAAATCGCCGCGCTCAGCGCACCGGTCAGAATGGCGCACAGTGTGAAGGCCGCGAGTTTGCTGCGGTTGCGGGTCAGCGGTTTAACCAGCAGACTGCCGAGACTTTTGCCGACAATGTGTGCCGCCAGCAGCCACATAAAGTAGCTGGCATTGCCGAGATAATAAGTGACGTAATACATCATTGCGCCGAGACGCACCACGCCGAAGGAGATGTTGAAGAAGATCAGCGCTGCCACCACCCGCCACTGATCGTTACGCACTAAGTCACGTAAATCGGAGAGAAAATTCTCATGTGTCGGCGGCGCGCTGATACGTTCTTTCGTATTGAGAAAACACAGCAGGAACATCACCACGGCAATCGACGCCATGATCGCCATCGCGCCAAAATAGCCGTCGAGTTTATTGCCACCGCCCATCATTTCCGCCAGCGGCATCATCAGGAATGTGGACATCGCGCCGCCGAGCGTAGCGAGGAAGAACCGATAGGATTGCAGGGAAATACGCTGGGTATTATCCGGCGTAATGATCGCGCCCATCGAGCAATAGGGAATGTTAATGGCGGTGTACATCAGCATCATCACGCAATAAGTGACGCTGGCGTACACCATTTTACCGCCCAGCGTCAGAGATTCCGGCACCGCGTAAACCAGTAAACAGCTTGCCCCGAAAGGTAACGCCAGCCAGAGAATATAAGGCCGGAATTTACCAAACCGGGTTTGTGTCCGGTCAGCGATCAGCCCCATCGCCGGATCCACAATCGCATCAGCGACGCGTGCAACAAGAAACATTGTCCCGACAAAGACTGCCGGTAATCCCACAACATCGGTGTAATAAAACGTCAAAAATATAATCACATTATCCAGACCAATATGGCTCGCCATATCCCCCAGACCGTAACTCACTTTTTCTTTTACGGATAACTTCGCAGTCATTTTTCGTCCTGCCTTTTGTAGGTTAAACACAAAAAAGTCAGTCCGTCCGTGGCCCGAGGACTTGTTATAGAATGGTTAAAAGCGAGTCACAATTACGAGATGTTATAAATTTCTTATGATTTTTGATTTGTGTGATACCGGTAACATGAGGAGGGGAAAGGATCTTGCAGTCCTTTGACCTGGCCTTTGAGTCAGGACCGTGGGTTGCCACCCACACAGGCTTCAAGGTCAAGGTCGTGGGCTAGCCGCCCACACTGGCCCAAAAGGTTTTAAACGAAACCCTTTGGAATCCTGCGTTTTTTAAACTGCGCGCTACCGCTGGACGCTATGTTTCAGGTACCGCAGTGACAGGCTGGAAATCTTGCCGCTGCGCGGTGCCTTCTCTCGGTCCCGGAGCCTTTGGTCTCCGGGCCGCTCCGTTCAGCAAGATTTCTGAATCGCCTTTAGCTTTTTTAAAACCACAAGCAGTAAGGTTGCGCAGTAGAATCCGGAGGCCGGTTCCAAAATCACGCCGGACGAGAGGTGGAAAACCGCGTGTCTTTATACGCGGGTTGTAACCCGATGGGAGGGCACCGCGCAGCGGCGGGATTTTGCGGCTATCACATGGCTTTCTGAAACATAGTGTCCAGCGGTAGCGCGCAGTGAAAGAGCCCGGGATTCTCAAGGGGTGCGGCGATAGGCGCCCCTTGAGGCCAGTGTGGGTGGCAACCCACGGTTTTGACTTTAAAGGGTATTGAGCGCAATGCGCGCATCAGTAAATCCTTCCACATTATCGAAATACAGCGCGGGGCGCCTTCGCCGATACGGCCGGTGGCGTTCGCGCTTCAGAGATTGCTAAGATAGAGGCAGACCAATAAGAAATTCGGGAAGTGATGATGAGCACAGAATTGAGACAGGAAGCCTTTCACTTAATGCGCAAGGTTTTCCAGCAACACACCGCGAGATGGCAGCAGTGCATCCCGGAACTGACCAAACCGCAATATGCGGTGTTGCGCTCTGTCGCTGAAAATCCCGGCATTGAGCAGGTGCTGCTCACGGATGTCGCCGTCAGCAGCAAAGCGACACTGGCGGAAATGCTGGCGCGCCTTGAAACGCGCGGGTTGCTGGTCCGTGAAGCCGATCCGGCAGATAAACGCCGGCGTTTTATTACGCTGACGGCGGAGGGGAAAACGGTTCTCGCGAAAACCCAGCCCGTCGGTCAGCAGGTAGATACTGAATTTCTGGCAAGACTTTCTCCAGACGATCAACAGCATTTAGTCCGCCTGCTGAAGTCTATGACAGAGGATTCAGTATAACTTTGCCGTAAAGCCTTGCGGCTTGATGAGGTGAAGGCCCACTTCGTTCCATAATTCCAGTCATTAATCTGTATTCAGCGCCTTGCCCCAGGTGAACGCTCACTGATAATAAACCTCTGAAAATCAACTTATTACGATATTCGCTAATTGTTTTCGGCGATTGATGGGCATAACTTATACCCTCAATTTCAAAAGGGACTTATCAAAATGGCAATACCCGCTTACCTATGGCTTAAAGATGACGGCGGCGCTGACATCAAAGGATCTGTCGATGTGAATGGGCGTGAGGGGAGTATCGAGGTTCAAGGATTTGGGCACGGCTTGTTTTTACCTACTGACAACAACACAGGCAAGATCACCGGTACTCGTGTACATTCCGCGCTGACTTTTGAAAAAGAATTCGATAGCTCTTCGCCCTACCTTTACAAGGCCGTCGCAAAAGGCCAAACCTTAAAATCTGCGGAGATAAGGTGGTACAGGATCAACGATGCTGGTCAGGAAGCTGAATATTTCAATATGCTGATGGAAAATGTAAAGGTCGTTTCTGTTTGCCCGCTAATGCATGATTGCAAAAACCCTGCCACTGATAAACATAACCATCTTGAGTCAATTTCACTGCGTTACGAGCGGATCACGTGGAAACATTGCGATGGGAATATCATTTTTTCAGATGCGTGGAATGACAGATGATCAAGTGCATGTTTCGGTTAAACGGAGCGGGTATATCAACGCTAAGTTGCCCGGGAATTGGTTTTTTCCCTGCATACTCAGGCAATCCCGCACAGCGCAACGATCCTGAACAGACAGCGGTCAAAAACATAGGACCACTACCACCAGGCAGGTACTACATCGTATCCCGCCCTGTGGGGGGTTTAATGTACAAGCAGCGTGATTGGCTTAAGTCAATTGTCAGCGGTTCAGATCATGCAGCGTGGTTTGCATTATTTCGCGATGATAGCTTGATTGATGACACGACTTTCATTGAGGATGTCGAACGTGGAAATTTCAGATTACATCCGGCTGGATATCAGGGGACAAGTAACGGCTGCATAACATTTACCAGTAAGTCACACTTCGATATCCTTCGAGAAGCATTACTCAAGACACCAACCACGATGGTTAGCCCAACAATGAAAGCGTTTGGCACAGTGCAGGTGTACTAATGAAACCATACCAATATATTCTGATCTGGATGGCTGGCTCGGCGTCTTTTGTCGTAATACTCGTCACCATTTTCGCCTTAATACCCGAAAATATCGCGTACTCACTTTTGACAGAAAAAACAGGTTTTATAAAAGAAGAATCATGGGCAAATATCTTTATGACCTTTATCCATCTGACTTCATTCCTGTTGAACATTTCACTGATCTGGCTTGTCGCCTTTTTACTGAGAAAGAAAGAGTAATCAAAGCCCGGCGGCAAGCCGGGCTGGTATTCAATACAGTGATGCATGGAAGAACCGCTTATGGTGAATAACCAGGATGTATAGATTGGTATAACTCAGGATGGAATAAGACGGCTAAATGCCGGGTTTTTTACATGCACGGAATATCATCAAACTCATCCGTAGTGGCATCGTTGAAGCTATGCGTAACAACACCGAAAATTATTGTCGTCCCTCGAAACCACCGCCATCGATCAGGATGTCTGACTCAGGCCGCATCAGGGGATGGATGTCAACGGGGAGTGAACGGTTGGAAGGAGGTTATACAGGGTCTATGATGGAGGACTAACGGGAGTTTTTATGATTGAAGAAGTCGTATTACTTGATGGTAAAAATCAACCGGCGGGCACCATGGACAAAGCGCTGGTGCATACCGGCCAGACACCCTTGCATCTTGCATTTTCCTGCTATATTCACAACGATCGCGGCGAAATCCTGCTGACACGACGCGCCCTGAGCAAAGTGGCCTGGCCCGGCGTCTGGACCAA
This is a stretch of genomic DNA from Rahnella aceris. It encodes these proteins:
- a CDS encoding Hcp family type VI secretion system effector; amino-acid sequence: MAIPAYLWLKDDGGADIKGSVDVNGREGSIEVQGFGHGLFLPTDNNTGKITGTRVHSALTFEKEFDSSSPYLYKAVAKGQTLKSAEIRWYRINDAGQEAEYFNMLMENVKVVSVCPLMHDCKNPATDKHNHLESISLRYERITWKHCDGNIIFSDAWNDR
- a CDS encoding glycoside-pentoside-hexuronide (GPH):cation symporter, with product MTAKLSVKEKVSYGLGDMASHIGLDNVIIFLTFYYTDVVGLPAVFVGTMFLVARVADAIVDPAMGLIADRTQTRFGKFRPYILWLALPFGASCLLVYAVPESLTLGGKMVYASVTYCVMMLMYTAINIPYCSMGAIITPDNTQRISLQSYRFFLATLGGAMSTFLMMPLAEMMGGGNKLDGYFGAMAIMASIAVVMFLLCFLNTKERISAPPTHENFLSDLRDLVRNDQWRVVAALIFFNISFGVVRLGAMMYYVTYYLGNASYFMWLLAAHIVGKSLGSLLVKPLTRNRSKLAAFTLCAILTGALSAAIFFVPAWISLLVGMTLLVSTFYQVTTTLMWVMMSDVVDYGEYKQGKRMDGTVFSTLLAILKMGMAVSGAVVGWTLGMSGYVPHAAQQNTVAMLSIIALFSLVPGVLSMFSALSMRWYKLNDATMKQINQSKISREHEPEPQATLHTQESA
- a CDS encoding DUF2778 domain-containing protein, coding for MIKCMFRLNGAGISTLSCPGIGFFPAYSGNPAQRNDPEQTAVKNIGPLPPGRYYIVSRPVGGLMYKQRDWLKSIVSGSDHAAWFALFRDDSLIDDTTFIEDVERGNFRLHPAGYQGTSNGCITFTSKSHFDILREALLKTPTTMVSPTMKAFGTVQVY
- a CDS encoding MarR family winged helix-turn-helix transcriptional regulator, producing MSTELRQEAFHLMRKVFQQHTARWQQCIPELTKPQYAVLRSVAENPGIEQVLLTDVAVSSKATLAEMLARLETRGLLVREADPADKRRRFITLTAEGKTVLAKTQPVGQQVDTEFLARLSPDDQQHLVRLLKSMTEDSV